One Chengkuizengella sp. SCS-71B DNA window includes the following coding sequences:
- the fabF gene encoding beta-ketoacyl-ACP synthase II — protein sequence MKRRVVVTGTGIVSPLGNNIDTFWENIKQGKSGINKLNPEEFKGIGTQIGGLVKDFTPEEYFDLKELQKYDLFIQYAYAATKQALDQANLDMEQVNKQRIGVYMGSGIGGMDTLLDNHNAMLERGPRRVSPFMIPMMISNMATGIISIKTGFSGPSFSPVSACATGNQAIGEAFLNIQNGYSDAILTGGAEATINPLAFAGFSRMKAMSTQNETPTTASRPFDATRDGFVMSEGAGALFLEEYEHAKNRGAKILGEIVGYGATTDAYHITTPDYQGAANAMKIAMDMGEIHPEDVDYINAHATSTPEGDKSETKAIKSVFNDHAYNLKVSATKSMTGHMFGAAGGIEAIITLKSISENFAPATINYEHPDSECDLNCVPNEGIHTQINVALSNGFGFGGHNAVIAMKKHI from the coding sequence ATGAAACGTAGAGTTGTAGTTACAGGTACTGGCATCGTCTCACCACTAGGGAATAATATAGATACGTTCTGGGAAAACATTAAACAAGGAAAATCAGGAATTAACAAACTTAATCCTGAAGAGTTTAAAGGAATCGGTACCCAAATAGGTGGATTAGTTAAGGATTTCACTCCAGAAGAATATTTCGATCTAAAAGAACTACAAAAATATGATTTATTCATTCAATATGCTTATGCAGCAACAAAACAAGCTCTTGATCAAGCAAACCTTGATATGGAGCAAGTAAATAAACAACGAATCGGGGTCTACATGGGTTCTGGTATTGGAGGGATGGATACCTTATTAGATAATCACAATGCCATGTTAGAAAGAGGACCACGAAGAGTGTCTCCATTTATGATTCCAATGATGATCAGTAATATGGCTACTGGAATCATATCTATTAAAACAGGGTTTAGTGGACCTAGTTTTTCTCCCGTATCTGCTTGTGCAACTGGAAACCAAGCAATTGGAGAAGCTTTTCTAAACATCCAAAATGGGTATTCTGATGCAATTTTAACAGGAGGAGCCGAAGCTACGATTAATCCTCTAGCTTTTGCTGGTTTTTCAAGAATGAAGGCAATGTCTACTCAAAATGAAACGCCAACAACAGCGAGTCGCCCATTTGATGCAACACGTGATGGTTTTGTAATGTCCGAAGGGGCAGGGGCATTATTTCTTGAAGAATATGAACATGCAAAAAATCGAGGAGCCAAAATATTAGGTGAAATAGTAGGTTATGGAGCTACAACAGATGCTTATCACATTACCACACCTGATTATCAAGGTGCAGCTAACGCCATGAAAATCGCCATGGACATGGGAGAAATCCACCCAGAAGATGTGGATTATATTAATGCCCATGCTACAAGCACTCCTGAAGGAGATAAATCAGAGACAAAAGCGATCAAATCAGTCTTTAACGATCATGCATATAACTTAAAAGTAAGTGCTACGAAATCAATGACAGGACATATGTTTGGTGCAGCAGGAGGAATAGAGGCGATTATCACACTAAAAAGCATCTCTGAAAATTTTGCACCTGCTACAATAAACTATGAACATCCAGATTCTGAATGTGACCTTAATTGTGTTCCAAATGAAGGGATTCATACTCAAATCAATGTAGCGCTATCCAACGGATTCGGTTTTGGTGGGCATAACGCAGTCATAGCGATGAAAAAACATATTTAA
- a CDS encoding DHHW family protein — translation MSERVNLKVSINEQATLDTSKKKRMNLNVILFIGTLIIFFLLNFFNTNDSLISAKENRTLAEMPVLNWNDLISGKYIQDFELYYSDSFPFREFFITCGSVLLEMKGFSGEDEVTIVESKGNYVVVGNKAMSLYYYTPEAAEQYSRALNTFRGKIGNEVEIYSLIVPTAIEYFLDEKYSDMAPPQSESIQFVNDLLDESIHSIPAYKMLEENKNEYTYFRTDHHWTALGAYYAYTSFMEQIGESAIPLGQYSEKKAGQFLGTTYNATLNKNLAADPDTIFIYEPFMEYTFKALKNGKLTQGEVIQENKEGYGKFLGGDFPSAHIETEQEGDRILIIKDSYANSFIPFLIPHYEQIHFIDLRHYSGDVYEYITKHEIDEVMFLNSSSVTSHTGYTRILEEKLNLN, via the coding sequence ATGAGTGAAAGAGTGAATTTGAAGGTTAGTATAAATGAACAAGCGACCTTGGATACTAGTAAGAAAAAAAGAATGAATTTAAACGTAATTTTATTTATCGGAACTTTGATTATATTTTTTCTATTAAACTTTTTTAATACTAATGATTCTTTAATCTCAGCCAAAGAAAACAGAACTCTAGCTGAAATGCCTGTCTTAAATTGGAATGACTTAATTTCAGGGAAATATATTCAGGATTTTGAGTTATATTATTCTGATAGCTTTCCTTTTCGCGAGTTTTTTATAACATGTGGTAGTGTTCTATTAGAAATGAAAGGTTTTTCGGGTGAAGACGAAGTAACGATAGTAGAGTCGAAAGGCAATTATGTAGTCGTTGGTAATAAAGCAATGTCGTTGTATTACTATACACCAGAGGCTGCAGAACAATACTCAAGAGCTTTAAATACATTTAGGGGTAAAATCGGAAATGAAGTCGAGATATATTCTTTGATTGTGCCTACTGCTATAGAATATTTTCTTGATGAAAAGTATTCCGATATGGCTCCTCCACAGTCAGAATCGATTCAATTTGTAAATGACCTGCTTGATGAATCTATTCATAGTATTCCTGCCTATAAAATGTTGGAGGAAAATAAAAATGAGTACACCTATTTTCGAACGGATCACCACTGGACAGCGCTAGGTGCATATTATGCATATACTTCCTTTATGGAGCAAATTGGAGAGAGTGCAATTCCGTTAGGGCAATATTCGGAGAAAAAAGCAGGGCAATTTTTAGGTACAACTTATAATGCCACTTTAAATAAAAATTTAGCAGCAGATCCTGACACGATTTTTATCTATGAGCCTTTTATGGAATACACATTTAAAGCTTTAAAAAATGGAAAATTAACACAGGGAGAAGTGATCCAAGAGAATAAAGAAGGTTATGGAAAGTTTCTTGGTGGAGATTTTCCTTCGGCTCATATTGAAACAGAGCAAGAAGGAGACCGAATTTTAATTATTAAAGATTCCTATGCGAATTCATTTATTCCTTTTCTGATTCCTCACTATGAGCAGATACACTTTATTGATTTGCGTCATTATTCTGGGGATGTGTATGAATATATAACGAAACATGAAATTGATGAAGTCATGTTTTTAAATAGCTCTTCTGTTACTTCTCATACAGGTTATACTCGTATTTTAGAAGAAAAGTTAAACTTAAATTAA
- a CDS encoding MBOAT family O-acyltransferase encodes MIISSFIFYAWGEPVWVILLLSCAIVGYYFGILINKNKDHVRRKKWILTIGITINLSVLVFFKYIDFLIQNFNLLLHADLPYSGIGLPIGISFFTFQVISYLVDVYRGDVPTSTSKVNVLLYISLFPQLIAGPIVRYTDIQHEMQNRSFSLSNFSQGINRFVIGLGKKVILANTAGETAALFLDGNVSEVSVLGAWFGISLFAIQIYFDFSGYSDMAIGLGKMFGFTYPENFNYPYVSKSATEFWRRWNMSLGGFFRDYVYIPLGGNKKFPIRNLFIVWFLTGLWHGASWNFIIWGLYFGTLIFIEKKFLLSIFNRLPVWFSHLYLTVAMLIGWVFFYFTDMKQGLLFIKSLFGLNSNAFVDVILNVHFNNNLIFFIAAVIATTPIPKWIFNKLIRVLPEKLQTRVSNDIAVPIFNFFILIISTTLLVGSTYNPFLYFRF; translated from the coding sequence TTGATTATATCCTCATTTATTTTTTATGCATGGGGTGAGCCAGTTTGGGTCATTTTACTATTAAGTTGTGCTATAGTTGGCTATTACTTCGGTATTTTGATCAATAAAAATAAAGATCACGTGAGAAGAAAGAAATGGATCTTAACCATTGGTATCACTATCAATTTAAGTGTGTTAGTGTTTTTTAAATACATTGACTTTTTAATCCAAAATTTTAATCTTTTATTACATGCAGACCTTCCTTATTCAGGGATTGGATTACCAATTGGGATTTCATTTTTCACATTTCAAGTCATTTCTTATCTTGTAGATGTTTATAGAGGAGATGTTCCGACCTCAACTTCAAAGGTAAACGTACTTTTATACATATCATTGTTCCCACAATTAATCGCTGGTCCAATTGTACGTTATACAGATATTCAACATGAAATGCAAAATCGTTCATTCTCTTTATCTAATTTTAGTCAAGGAATTAATAGATTTGTAATAGGTTTGGGGAAAAAGGTTATACTTGCAAATACAGCAGGTGAAACGGCTGCTCTTTTTTTAGACGGTAATGTAAGTGAGGTTTCAGTGTTAGGTGCTTGGTTTGGAATTTCTTTATTTGCAATTCAAATTTATTTTGACTTTTCGGGTTATTCAGATATGGCTATTGGACTTGGAAAAATGTTTGGTTTTACATATCCTGAAAACTTTAATTATCCGTATGTTTCAAAATCAGCAACAGAATTTTGGCGTAGATGGAATATGTCTCTTGGTGGATTCTTTAGAGATTATGTTTATATCCCATTAGGTGGAAATAAAAAATTCCCTATTAGAAATTTATTTATCGTTTGGTTTTTGACGGGCTTATGGCATGGAGCTAGCTGGAATTTTATTATTTGGGGTCTATATTTTGGAACATTGATTTTCATAGAAAAGAAATTTTTACTTTCTATATTTAATAGATTGCCAGTTTGGTTTTCTCATCTTTATTTGACTGTTGCCATGTTAATAGGTTGGGTATTTTTCTACTTTACTGATATGAAACAAGGGTTGCTATTCATTAAAAGTTTATTTGGGTTAAATTCAAACGCATTTGTTGATGTAATCTTAAATGTCCATTTTAATAATAATTTGATCTTTTTTATCGCAGCTGTCATCGCTACAACACCAATACCAAAATGGATTTTTAATAAATTGATCAGGGTTCTTCCTGAGAAGTTGCAAACCAGAGTTTCTAATGACATCGCCGTGCCTATATTCAACTTTTTTATACTCATCATTTCTACAACATTGTTAGTTGGGAGCACGTACAATCCATTTTTATATTTTCGATTCTAG
- the smpB gene encoding SsrA-binding protein SmpB, whose protein sequence is MSKKTTDKPLAQNKKASHDYFIEDTFEAGLVLTGTEIKSIRGGKTNLSDSFATIRNGEAFIHNMHVSPFEQGNRNNPDDPTRPRKLLLKRKQIDTLCGASKQQGYALVPLKIYIKNGFAKLLLGLGKGKKQFDKRETAKKKDAQRDIQRALREKQKVAR, encoded by the coding sequence ATGAGCAAAAAAACCACAGATAAACCTTTAGCTCAAAATAAAAAAGCATCCCATGATTATTTTATTGAAGATACATTTGAAGCAGGTCTTGTTTTAACAGGGACTGAAATCAAGTCAATTCGTGGGGGGAAAACGAATTTATCAGATAGCTTTGCTACAATCCGTAATGGAGAAGCGTTTATTCATAACATGCACGTAAGTCCTTTTGAACAAGGTAATCGCAACAATCCAGATGATCCGACTCGTCCTCGGAAATTATTGCTCAAAAGAAAGCAAATTGATACACTTTGTGGTGCGTCAAAACAGCAGGGATACGCATTAGTTCCATTAAAAATTTATATAAAAAATGGTTTTGCAAAGTTATTGCTAGGTTTAGGTAAAGGTAAAAAGCAATTTGATAAAAGGGAAACAGCAAAGAAAAAAGATGCACAGCGAGATATTCAAAGAGCACTTCGAGAAAAACAAAAAGTGGCAAGATAG
- the rnr gene encoding ribonuclease R gives MVTEEQLLGFMREDAYKPMSYKELEQHFQIEGAEQFRSFLKLLNELETNGMIIRTRTDRYGVPERMDLIRGKIQAHAKGFAFLIPDDKDQTDVYIHANDLMSAMNGDVVFVRVNSRGPSGGKLEGEVVRIIERSVTQVVGVFQKNGAFGFILPDDKRINKDVFVPKESFLGAVDGQKVVAEIVKYPEGRASAEGKIIEILGHKDDPGVDILSIIRKYNLPEMFSEEVMDEAEAAPDAITEEEIQAQGRRDLRDKTIVTIDGADAKDLDDAVNVERLENGHYRLGVHIADVGYYVQENSKLDQEAFNRGCSVYLVDRVIPMLPHRLSNGICSLNPQVDRLTMSCEMEFDAGGKLISHDIFTSVINTTERMTYTDVRKILEDEDSELINKYSDLVDTFKQMKELAMILRKKRMKRGAIDFDFQESKILVDDSGVPVDIVKRERSIAEQIIEEFMLAANETVAEHFYWLKVPFLYRIHEHPDAEKLMNLMTFINNFGYVIRGRSNSIHPRSLQTIIEEIKGSKEETVISTYMLRSMKQAKYDAESTGHFGLAADFYSHFTSPIRRYPDLVIHRVIREVLTKGTLTEKRHEYLSSRMQDIAVQSSERERLAVDAERETDDLKKAEYMLDKVGEEFEGIVSSVTSFGMFVELDNSVEGLIRLSDLTDDYYHYHEMQLALIGERTAKIYRIGDEVKVRVSRVNIEDYTIDFELVDMKPRKSKVNLLDDKKGEKNQSYIKAKKRKKEKKRHKL, from the coding sequence ATGGTAACGGAAGAACAGTTACTTGGTTTTATGCGTGAAGATGCATACAAGCCTATGAGTTATAAAGAGTTAGAACAGCATTTTCAAATCGAGGGTGCTGAACAATTTCGAAGTTTTTTGAAATTGTTAAATGAGTTAGAAACGAATGGTATGATTATACGAACAAGAACAGATCGATACGGTGTACCAGAGAGAATGGATTTAATCAGAGGGAAAATACAAGCACATGCTAAAGGCTTTGCTTTTCTTATTCCTGATGATAAGGATCAAACCGATGTTTATATTCATGCAAATGATCTTATGAGTGCAATGAACGGTGATGTTGTGTTTGTTAGAGTCAACAGCAGAGGTCCTTCAGGTGGAAAATTAGAAGGAGAAGTTGTTCGAATTATTGAACGTTCTGTTACTCAGGTTGTAGGAGTATTTCAGAAAAATGGAGCGTTTGGATTTATTCTTCCTGACGACAAAAGGATTAATAAAGATGTTTTTGTTCCAAAAGAGAGTTTTTTAGGTGCGGTAGATGGACAAAAAGTGGTTGCGGAAATTGTTAAATATCCAGAAGGAAGAGCGTCTGCTGAAGGTAAAATTATTGAAATTCTTGGGCATAAAGATGACCCTGGTGTCGATATATTATCTATTATTAGAAAATATAATTTACCTGAAATGTTTTCAGAGGAAGTCATGGACGAAGCTGAAGCGGCACCTGATGCGATCACAGAAGAAGAAATCCAAGCTCAAGGAAGAAGAGATTTAAGGGATAAAACCATCGTTACGATTGATGGTGCAGATGCAAAAGATTTGGATGATGCTGTGAATGTAGAAAGATTAGAAAATGGTCACTACCGTTTAGGTGTACATATCGCTGATGTAGGTTATTATGTGCAGGAAAATTCTAAACTGGATCAAGAAGCCTTCAACCGAGGTTGTAGTGTATACTTAGTTGACCGCGTTATTCCGATGCTGCCACATCGATTATCGAATGGTATTTGTAGCTTGAATCCACAAGTCGACCGATTAACGATGTCCTGTGAAATGGAGTTTGATGCAGGTGGAAAGTTGATTAGTCACGATATTTTTACTAGTGTGATTAATACAACAGAGAGAATGACTTATACAGATGTAAGAAAGATTTTAGAAGATGAAGATTCTGAATTAATTAATAAATATAGTGATCTCGTAGACACTTTTAAACAAATGAAAGAGCTGGCTATGATTTTAAGAAAAAAACGCATGAAACGTGGTGCGATTGATTTTGATTTTCAAGAATCTAAAATTTTAGTAGATGACAGTGGTGTACCCGTAGATATTGTAAAAAGAGAAAGGTCTATAGCTGAACAAATCATCGAAGAATTTATGCTTGCTGCAAATGAAACCGTAGCAGAACATTTTTACTGGTTGAAGGTGCCCTTTTTATATCGTATTCATGAACATCCTGATGCAGAAAAACTAATGAATTTAATGACATTTATTAATAACTTTGGTTATGTTATTCGTGGACGCAGCAACTCGATTCATCCAAGATCTTTACAGACGATTATTGAAGAGATTAAAGGTTCAAAAGAAGAGACAGTCATAAGCACATATATGTTAAGGTCGATGAAACAAGCAAAATACGATGCTGAAAGTACAGGTCATTTTGGATTAGCAGCAGACTTTTATTCACATTTTACATCACCGATTCGTAGATATCCCGATCTAGTCATTCATCGAGTTATTCGTGAAGTACTAACAAAGGGAACCTTAACAGAAAAAAGGCATGAATACTTATCAAGTCGAATGCAGGATATTGCAGTCCAATCCTCTGAACGTGAAAGATTAGCTGTTGATGCTGAGCGTGAAACGGATGATCTTAAAAAAGCAGAATATATGTTGGACAAAGTTGGAGAAGAATTTGAGGGGATTGTAAGCAGCGTCACTAGTTTTGGCATGTTTGTAGAGTTAGATAACTCTGTTGAAGGTCTGATTCGTTTAAGTGATTTAACGGATGATTATTACCATTATCACGAGATGCAACTTGCACTTATAGGGGAAAGAACGGCTAAGATATACCGCATAGGGGACGAAGTTAAGGTAAGAGTTTCGCGTGTGAATATTGAGGATTACACGATTGATTTTGAACTTGTAGACATGAAACCAAGAAAAAGTAAAGTTAACTTGTTAGATGATAAAAAGGGAGAAAAAAATCAAAGCTATATCAAAGCTAAGAAAAGGAAAAAAGAGAAAAAAAGACATAAATTATAA
- the secG gene encoding preprotein translocase subunit SecG, with translation MGTFLTVLLIIFSIGLITVVLLQKGKSAGLSGAISGGAEQLFGKQKARGLDLLLQRLTLVLAVGFIVLALLVSYIFGPI, from the coding sequence ATGGGAACATTTTTAACAGTTTTACTAATTATTTTTTCAATTGGATTAATTACAGTCGTGCTTTTACAAAAAGGGAAGAGTGCAGGGTTATCCGGTGCGATCAGCGGTGGTGCTGAACAATTATTCGGTAAACAAAAAGCTAGAGGGTTAGATTTATTACTACAGCGTTTAACATTAGTATTAGCTGTTGGTTTTATTGTTTTAGCTTTACTAGTTTCTTATATTTTTGGTCCAATTTGA
- a CDS encoding sugar phosphate isomerase/epimerase, which yields MSIPVALQLYTLREETEKDFVGTLKAVADMGYQAVEFAGYGGIEAKEMKKVLNDLGLSAPSSHVPIELLLTQLEEQIQYSLEIGTKYIVCPYLDAGTYLQGKQNLKNTLSSLQKIALKCKENGLQFAYHNHDFEFEKWDGKYYLDHIFQSIDEDLLVAELDLFWVKKGGLDPIQYLSSLKNRCPIIHVKDMTNDDRKTFTEVGHGIIDYPSIFEMAEQIGIKYYVVEQDVCERPPLESVKMSIDYLKSIGIA from the coding sequence ATGTCAATTCCTGTTGCTTTACAGCTATATACACTTCGAGAAGAAACGGAAAAGGACTTTGTAGGTACGTTAAAAGCAGTGGCGGATATGGGATATCAGGCAGTTGAATTTGCCGGTTATGGTGGTATTGAAGCCAAAGAAATGAAAAAGGTATTAAATGATCTAGGACTTAGCGCACCGTCCAGTCATGTGCCCATCGAATTACTTCTTACTCAGCTGGAAGAACAAATACAATACAGTTTAGAGATAGGCACAAAATATATTGTTTGTCCATATTTAGATGCAGGAACATATTTGCAGGGCAAGCAAAACTTAAAAAATACGCTATCCAGCCTTCAAAAAATTGCATTGAAGTGTAAAGAGAATGGTCTTCAATTTGCCTATCATAATCATGATTTTGAATTTGAAAAGTGGGATGGCAAGTACTATTTAGATCATATTTTTCAATCCATTGATGAAGATTTATTAGTAGCTGAATTAGATCTATTTTGGGTTAAAAAAGGAGGGTTAGATCCTATTCAATACTTATCTTCTCTGAAAAATCGTTGTCCAATTATTCATGTAAAAGACATGACAAATGATGATCGAAAAACATTTACTGAAGTAGGGCATGGGATTATCGACTACCCTTCAATATTTGAAATGGCTGAACAAATTGGAATTAAGTATTATGTTGTTGAGCAGGATGTTTGCGAGCGTCCTCCTCTTGAAAGCGTTAAAATGAGCATTGATTATTTAAAATCCATTGGTATTGCTTAA